One Thermincola ferriacetica DNA window includes the following coding sequences:
- the xseB gene encoding exodeoxyribonuclease VII small subunit, producing MSGEQEFNLDIENFEEAINRLEEIVKTLEEGNIGLDEALQKFETGVRLSRYCNNKLTEAERKINMLIRENDGTFSVKPVNPTEDFNE from the coding sequence ATGAGCGGGGAGCAGGAGTTTAACCTGGATATAGAAAACTTTGAGGAAGCCATAAACCGTTTGGAGGAAATAGTCAAAACACTGGAAGAAGGCAATATTGGTCTGGATGAAGCTTTGCAGAAGTTTGAAACGGGGGTTCGTTTATCCAGGTACTGCAATAATAAATTGACAGAAGCTGAAAGAAAAATCAATATGCTGATCAGGGAAAATGATGGGACATTTTCCGTTAAACCTGTAAACCCTACGGAGGATTTCAATGAATAA
- a CDS encoding polyprenyl synthetase family protein, protein MNKKAFLKELKRKVNIIEDALSQYLPGEDEYPETIHQSMRYSMLAGGKRLRPVLVLAAAEAVGGDVKKVIPAACAIEMIHTYSLIHDDLPAMDDDNYRRGKPTNHVVYGEAIAILAGDALLTLAFEVLSSLVEEPGIAPQKVLRVIKEISLAAGSRGLIGGQVVDIGSENLDISAETLKYIHINKTGALFKAALKTGAILSSASEEQITALSRYAHFLGLGFQITDDILDIEGDTEKLGKPVGSDIKKKKATYPSIFGLQEAKQMAREAVAESLMSLEGFDERADFLREMARYLLERDN, encoded by the coding sequence ATGAATAAAAAAGCTTTTTTAAAGGAACTGAAAAGAAAAGTAAATATAATAGAAGATGCATTAAGCCAGTATTTACCTGGTGAAGACGAGTACCCGGAAACCATTCACCAATCAATGCGGTATAGTATGCTTGCCGGCGGGAAAAGGCTCCGCCCCGTTTTGGTTTTGGCTGCTGCCGAAGCAGTGGGCGGAGATGTTAAAAAAGTTATTCCGGCGGCTTGTGCCATTGAAATGATTCATACCTATTCCCTTATTCACGATGACCTTCCGGCTATGGATGATGATAACTACCGAAGGGGAAAACCAACTAATCATGTTGTTTATGGGGAGGCTATTGCCATTTTAGCGGGCGATGCTCTCCTTACTTTAGCCTTTGAAGTTTTAAGTTCTTTGGTGGAGGAGCCCGGTATAGCCCCGCAAAAAGTACTGCGCGTAATCAAAGAAATAAGTTTAGCCGCTGGGTCTAGGGGGTTAATAGGTGGTCAGGTTGTGGACATCGGGTCCGAAAATCTCGACATTTCAGCAGAGACACTGAAATATATTCATATTAATAAGACCGGCGCCTTATTTAAGGCTGCTCTGAAAACAGGCGCTATTTTAAGCTCAGCCAGTGAAGAACAAATTACTGCTCTATCCCGGTATGCTCATTTCCTGGGACTGGGTTTCCAGATAACCGATGATATTCTGGACATTGAGGGCGATACAGAGAAACTTGGCAAACCGGTAGGCAGTGATATCAAGAAAAAGAAAGCCACTTATCCATCTATTTTCGGTCTACAGGAAGCCAAGCAAATGGCTCGGGAGGCAGTGGCAGAGAGCCTTATGTCGTTGGAAGGTTTTGATGAAAGGGCAGATTTTCTCAGGGAAATGGCCAGGTATTTGCTGGAGCGGGATAATTAG
- the dxs gene encoding 1-deoxy-D-xylulose-5-phosphate synthase produces the protein METPLLNQIKTPEDLKRLSLDDLNILARELRQKLIHVVSRTGGHLAPNLGVVELTLALHYVFDAPRDKIVWDVGHQSYVHKLLSGRQQEFDTLRQYGGLSGFPKRSESEYDSFNTGHSSTSISAVLGMALARDLKKENFHVIAVIGDGALTGGMAFEALNHAGHLGTNIIVVLNDNEMSISENVGALSGYLSRMRTDPMYNRHKEEMENLLKKIPSIGPTVFKAIERIKDSFKYLVVPGMIFEELGFTYLGPIDGHNIMEVKTVLERAKRTKGPIMVHVVTCKGKGYEPAEKNPDRFHGIGPFNINTGEPVSASSVVSYTEIFGKTLCQLAADDERLLAITAAMPTGTGLTRFAELFPDRFFDVGIAEQHAVTLAAGLATEGFRPVVAIYSTFLQRAYDQILHDVAMQDLPVIFAVDRAGLVGEDGETHQGIYDFAYLRHIPNMVIMAPKDENELRFMLKTAQLLDKPVAIRYPRGSGIGVQISEEIKDIPVGKAEVLRDGKDIALFAVGPLVYEALAAAESLHEHGIEVAVVNCRFIKPLDVETITEYTRKTGRVITLEEHALEGGFGSAVLELLQEQGLRAHVERIGLPDRFIEQGALRVLREKFGLCRDNIVKVGLKMAATKKLVPAKMKLLSKL, from the coding sequence ATGGAAACCCCCCTGTTGAATCAAATTAAAACACCAGAGGATTTAAAACGTCTTTCATTGGATGACTTGAATATCCTGGCCAGGGAATTAAGGCAAAAATTGATTCATGTGGTATCCAGGACAGGCGGTCATTTGGCGCCCAACCTGGGAGTAGTTGAACTGACCCTGGCCCTGCACTATGTCTTCGATGCGCCGAGAGATAAAATTGTATGGGACGTAGGCCACCAGTCTTACGTACATAAGTTACTTTCAGGCCGGCAACAGGAATTTGACACTCTCCGGCAATACGGGGGGTTAAGCGGATTTCCAAAGAGAAGCGAAAGTGAATATGATTCCTTTAATACCGGCCACAGCAGTACTTCTATTTCAGCCGTATTGGGTATGGCGTTGGCTCGCGACCTGAAAAAAGAAAATTTTCATGTAATTGCTGTGATAGGCGATGGAGCCTTAACGGGCGGTATGGCTTTTGAGGCCCTGAATCATGCCGGACACCTAGGGACGAACATTATTGTAGTCCTGAATGATAATGAGATGTCCATCTCGGAGAACGTAGGAGCTTTATCCGGCTACCTGAGCAGGATGAGAACGGATCCCATGTATAACCGGCACAAGGAAGAGATGGAAAATTTATTAAAGAAAATACCGTCTATCGGCCCGACGGTTTTTAAGGCCATCGAAAGGATTAAGGACAGCTTTAAATATCTGGTGGTTCCCGGTATGATTTTTGAAGAACTGGGCTTCACTTATTTAGGTCCCATTGATGGGCATAATATTATGGAAGTGAAAACAGTGCTGGAAAGGGCCAAAAGAACTAAAGGGCCTATTATGGTACATGTGGTGACCTGTAAAGGGAAGGGATATGAACCGGCGGAAAAAAACCCCGACCGTTTTCATGGGATCGGTCCTTTTAACATAAATACCGGGGAGCCTGTTTCCGCCTCCAGTGTTGTTTCTTATACGGAGATATTTGGGAAGACTCTTTGTCAACTGGCGGCCGACGATGAGCGTTTATTGGCTATTACTGCGGCTATGCCTACGGGGACGGGCCTAACCAGGTTTGCGGAATTATTTCCTGATCGTTTCTTTGACGTTGGTATTGCCGAACAGCATGCGGTAACCCTGGCTGCCGGTTTGGCCACAGAAGGATTCAGGCCGGTGGTGGCAATTTACTCCACATTCCTGCAGAGGGCCTATGATCAGATTCTTCATGATGTAGCCATGCAGGATTTACCGGTGATTTTTGCCGTTGACCGGGCCGGATTGGTTGGCGAGGACGGTGAAACCCACCAGGGGATTTATGATTTTGCATATTTACGCCATATACCCAATATGGTGATTATGGCGCCTAAGGATGAAAATGAACTGCGGTTCATGTTAAAAACAGCTCAGTTGCTGGATAAACCAGTTGCAATCAGGTATCCGAGGGGAAGCGGCATCGGCGTGCAGATAAGCGAAGAGATCAAGGACATTCCGGTTGGAAAAGCTGAAGTTTTGCGGGATGGAAAGGATATTGCCCTATTTGCTGTCGGTCCCTTAGTATACGAGGCTTTGGCAGCTGCGGAAAGTCTCCATGAGCACGGTATAGAGGTAGCGGTGGTGAACTGCCGGTTTATAAAACCGCTGGATGTGGAAACAATAACGGAATACACCCGGAAAACCGGTAGGGTAATTACATTGGAAGAGCATGCCCTGGAGGGGGGCTTTGGCAGCGCTGTTTTAGAGCTGTTACAGGAACAGGGGCTACGGGCTCATGTGGAAAGGATAGGACTACCCGACCGGTTTATAGAACAGGGCGCTCTCCGGGTTCTCAGGGAGAAATTTGGTTTGTGCCGGGATAATATTGTTAAAGTAGGGCTTAAAATGGCAGCCACGAAAAAACTTGTTCCGGCAAAAATGAAACTGCTCTCCAAGTTGTAG